In the Ursus arctos isolate Adak ecotype North America unplaced genomic scaffold, UrsArc2.0 scaffold_5, whole genome shotgun sequence genome, one interval contains:
- the ZFP62 gene encoding zinc finger protein 62 homolog isoform X1 — protein MSHLKTRGTEDEKSAEKYENVGNAESLWPKVEGLHKDRIQEYKVGETCDWNSKVESQLENPEGKRMKEDKSGIREKIGKAKNTANIKTEQEDEASEKSLLPSSKHVIHQTVPIEQISSEQDKCVENINGTSHPGLQQKTSAVKKSHKCDECGKSFKYNSRLVQHKIMHTGEKRYECDDCGGTFRSSSSLRVHKRIHTGEKPYKCEECGKAYMSYSSLINHKSTHSGEKNCKCDECGKSFNYSSVLDQHKRIHTGEKPYECGECGKAFRNSSGLRVHKRIHTGEKPYECDICGKTFSNSSGLRVHKRIHTGEKPYECDECGKAFITCRTLLNHKSIHFGDKPYKCDECEKSFNYSSLLIQHKVIHTGEKPYECDECGKAFRNSSGLIVHKRIHTGEKPYKCDVCGKAFSYSSGLAVHKSIHPGKKAHECKECGKSFSYNSLLLQHKTIHTGERPYVCDLCGKTFRNNSGLKVHRRLHTGEKPYKCDVCGKAYISRSSLKNHKGIHLGEKPYKCTYCEKSFNYSSALEQHKRIHTREKPFGCDECGKAFRNNSGLKVHKRIHTGERPYKCEECGKAYISLSSLINHKSVHPGEKPYKCDECEKAFITYRTLINHKKIHLGEKPYKCDVCEKSFNYTSLLSQHKRVHTREKPYECDRCEKVFRNNSSLKVHKRIHTGEKPYECDVCGKAYISHSSLINHKSTHPGKTPYTCDECGKAFFSSRTLISHKRVHLGEKPFKCIECGKSFNYSSLLSQHKRIHTGEKPYICDRCGKAFRNSSGLTVHKRIHTGEKPYECDECGKAYISHSSLINHKSVHRGQQPYNCECGKSFNYRSVLDQHKRIHTGKKPYRCNECGKAFNIRSNLTKHKRTHTGEESLNVTSVGSHSDTSQKKTHEGGNALDGTKMSISVGGRAYQVSTQMEEKPYECMNI, from the coding sequence TGTCACATTTGAAGACGAGGGGCACTGAGGATGAGAAATCAGCTGAAAAGTATGAAaatgttggaaatgcagaatctctgtGGCCAAAAGTGGAAGGTCTTCACAAGGATCGTATACAGGAATATAAGGTTGGTGAAACTTGTGATTGGAATAGCAAGGTAGAGAGTCAGCTGGAAAATCCTGagggaaaaagaatgaaggaagacaAAAGTGGCATCAGGGAAAAGATTGGCAAAGCCAAGAACACAGCAAATATAAAGACGGAACAGGAAGACGAGGCATCTGAGAAAAGCTTACTTCCAAGTTCAAAACATGTTATACACCAGACTGTCCCTATAGAACAGAtaagcagtgaacaagacaaatgTGTGGAGAACATTAATGGAACCTCTCACCCTGGTCTACAGCAGAAAACCAGTGCTGTTAAGAAGTCACACAAATGTGATGAGTGTGGGAAGTCGTTCAAATATAATTCCCGCCTTGTTCAACATAAAATTATGCACACTGGGGAAAAACGCTACGAGTGTGATGACTGTGGAGGGACTTTTCGGAGCAGCTCGAGCCTTCGCGTCCACAAACGGATCCATACTGGGGAGAAGCCGTATAAGTGtgaggaatgtgggaaagcctacATGTCCTACTCTAGCCTTATAAACCACAAAAGCACCCATTCTGGGGAGAAGAACTGTAAGTGTGATGAGTGTGGGAAATCCTTCAATTACAGCTCTGTTTTGGACCAGCATAAGAGGATCCACACAGGAGAAAAGCCCTATGAATGTGGTGAATGTGGGAAGGCTTTCAGGAACAGCTCTGGTCTCAGAGTCCACAAAAGGATtcacacaggggagaagccctACGAATGTGACATCTGTGGGAAAACTTTCAGTAATAGCTCTGGCCTTAGGGTCCATAAGAGGATCCACACAGGCGAGAAACCTTATGAATGCGATGAGTGCGGGAAGGCCTTCATTACTTGCAGAACACTTCTAAACCATAAAAGCATCCACTTTGGAGATAAACCTTACAAATGTGATGAGTGTGAGAAATCGTTTAATTATAGCTCTCTCCTCATTCAGCATAAAGTgatccacactggagagaaaccttatgaatgtgatgaatgtgggaaggccttcaggAACAGCTCAGGCCTTATCGTTCACAAAAGGATCCACAcgggagagaaaccttacaagtGTGATGTCTGTGGCAAAGCATTCAGCTATAGCTCAGGCCTCGCAGTTCATAAAAGCATTCACCCTGGGAAAAAAGCTCATGAATGTAAGGAGTGTGGAAAATCCTTCAGCTATAACTCACTTCTTCTCCAGCATAAAACCattcatactggagagagacCTTATGTGTGTGATTTGTGTGGGAAAACTTTCAGGAACAATTCAGGCCTAAAGGTCCACAGGAGGCTCCATACTGGAGAAAAACCATACAAGTGTGACGTGTGTGGGAAAGCCTATATCTCACGCTCTAGCCTTAAAAACCACAAAGGAATCCATCTTGGGGAAAAGCCCTATAAATGTACCTATTGTGAGAAATCTTTCAATTACAGCTCTGCCCTTGAACAACATAAAAGGATTCATACAAGGGAGAAACCTTTTGGGTGTGATGAGTGTGGAAAAGCCTTCAGAAATAATTCAGGCCTTAAAGTACATAAACGGATCCACACTGGAGAGAGACCTTACAAATGTgaagaatgtgggaaagcctaCATCTCACTGTCAAGCCTTATAAATCATAAAAGTGTACACCCTGGGGAAAAACCCTATAAGTGTGACGAGTGTGAAAAAGCCTTCATCACATACCGAACCCTTATAAACCACAAAAAAATTCATCTTGGGGAGAAGCCCTACAAATGTGATGTATGTGAGAAATCTTTTAATTACACTTCACTCCTTTCTCAACACAAAAGGGTCCACACTAgagagaaaccttatgaatgcGACAGGTGTGAGAAGGTCTTCAGAAACAACTCAAGCCTTAAAGTGCATAAAAGAATCCATACTGgggagaagccctatgaatgtGATGTGTGTGGAAAAGCCTACATCTCACACTCAAGCCTTATTAACCATAAAAGTACCCACCCCGGCAAGACACCCTATACATGTGATGAATGTGGAAAAGCTTTTTTCTCAAGCAGAACTCTTATAAGCCATAAAAGAGTCCATCTTGGGGAGAAACCCTTCAAATGTATTGAGTGTGGGAAATCTTTCAATTACAGTTCACTCCTTTCTCAACACAAGAGGATCCACACAGGGGAAAAACCTTATATATGTGATAGGTGTGGAAAGGCATTCCGGAACAGCTCAGGCCTCACGGTGCATAAAAGGATTCATACAGgcgagaaaccctatgaatgtgaTGAGTGTGGGAAGGCATACATCTCACACTCAAGTCTTATTAACCATAAAAGCGTCCACCGTGGGCAGCAGCCCTATAATTGTGAGTGTGGGAAATCCTTCAATTACAGATCAGTTCTTGACCAACACAAAAGGATCCACACCGGAAAGAAGCCATACCGATGTAATgagtgtgggaaggcttttaATATCAGATCAAATCTCACTAAGCATAAAAGAACCCATACTGGAGAGGAATCTTTAAATGTGACAAGTGTGGGAAGTCACAGTGACACATCACAGAAGAAAACTCATGAGGGAGGGAATGCTCTGGACGGGACCAAGATGAGCATATCTGTAGGAGGCAGAGCTTACCAAGTCTCAActcaaatggaagaaaaacctTATGAATGTATGAATATCTGA
- the ZFP62 gene encoding zinc finger protein 62 homolog isoform X2 — translation MKEDKSGIREKIGKAKNTANIKTEQEDEASEKSLLPSSKHVIHQTVPIEQISSEQDKCVENINGTSHPGLQQKTSAVKKSHKCDECGKSFKYNSRLVQHKIMHTGEKRYECDDCGGTFRSSSSLRVHKRIHTGEKPYKCEECGKAYMSYSSLINHKSTHSGEKNCKCDECGKSFNYSSVLDQHKRIHTGEKPYECGECGKAFRNSSGLRVHKRIHTGEKPYECDICGKTFSNSSGLRVHKRIHTGEKPYECDECGKAFITCRTLLNHKSIHFGDKPYKCDECEKSFNYSSLLIQHKVIHTGEKPYECDECGKAFRNSSGLIVHKRIHTGEKPYKCDVCGKAFSYSSGLAVHKSIHPGKKAHECKECGKSFSYNSLLLQHKTIHTGERPYVCDLCGKTFRNNSGLKVHRRLHTGEKPYKCDVCGKAYISRSSLKNHKGIHLGEKPYKCTYCEKSFNYSSALEQHKRIHTREKPFGCDECGKAFRNNSGLKVHKRIHTGERPYKCEECGKAYISLSSLINHKSVHPGEKPYKCDECEKAFITYRTLINHKKIHLGEKPYKCDVCEKSFNYTSLLSQHKRVHTREKPYECDRCEKVFRNNSSLKVHKRIHTGEKPYECDVCGKAYISHSSLINHKSTHPGKTPYTCDECGKAFFSSRTLISHKRVHLGEKPFKCIECGKSFNYSSLLSQHKRIHTGEKPYICDRCGKAFRNSSGLTVHKRIHTGEKPYECDECGKAYISHSSLINHKSVHRGQQPYNCECGKSFNYRSVLDQHKRIHTGKKPYRCNECGKAFNIRSNLTKHKRTHTGEESLNVTSVGSHSDTSQKKTHEGGNALDGTKMSISVGGRAYQVSTQMEEKPYECMNI, via the coding sequence atgaaggaagacaAAAGTGGCATCAGGGAAAAGATTGGCAAAGCCAAGAACACAGCAAATATAAAGACGGAACAGGAAGACGAGGCATCTGAGAAAAGCTTACTTCCAAGTTCAAAACATGTTATACACCAGACTGTCCCTATAGAACAGAtaagcagtgaacaagacaaatgTGTGGAGAACATTAATGGAACCTCTCACCCTGGTCTACAGCAGAAAACCAGTGCTGTTAAGAAGTCACACAAATGTGATGAGTGTGGGAAGTCGTTCAAATATAATTCCCGCCTTGTTCAACATAAAATTATGCACACTGGGGAAAAACGCTACGAGTGTGATGACTGTGGAGGGACTTTTCGGAGCAGCTCGAGCCTTCGCGTCCACAAACGGATCCATACTGGGGAGAAGCCGTATAAGTGtgaggaatgtgggaaagcctacATGTCCTACTCTAGCCTTATAAACCACAAAAGCACCCATTCTGGGGAGAAGAACTGTAAGTGTGATGAGTGTGGGAAATCCTTCAATTACAGCTCTGTTTTGGACCAGCATAAGAGGATCCACACAGGAGAAAAGCCCTATGAATGTGGTGAATGTGGGAAGGCTTTCAGGAACAGCTCTGGTCTCAGAGTCCACAAAAGGATtcacacaggggagaagccctACGAATGTGACATCTGTGGGAAAACTTTCAGTAATAGCTCTGGCCTTAGGGTCCATAAGAGGATCCACACAGGCGAGAAACCTTATGAATGCGATGAGTGCGGGAAGGCCTTCATTACTTGCAGAACACTTCTAAACCATAAAAGCATCCACTTTGGAGATAAACCTTACAAATGTGATGAGTGTGAGAAATCGTTTAATTATAGCTCTCTCCTCATTCAGCATAAAGTgatccacactggagagaaaccttatgaatgtgatgaatgtgggaaggccttcaggAACAGCTCAGGCCTTATCGTTCACAAAAGGATCCACAcgggagagaaaccttacaagtGTGATGTCTGTGGCAAAGCATTCAGCTATAGCTCAGGCCTCGCAGTTCATAAAAGCATTCACCCTGGGAAAAAAGCTCATGAATGTAAGGAGTGTGGAAAATCCTTCAGCTATAACTCACTTCTTCTCCAGCATAAAACCattcatactggagagagacCTTATGTGTGTGATTTGTGTGGGAAAACTTTCAGGAACAATTCAGGCCTAAAGGTCCACAGGAGGCTCCATACTGGAGAAAAACCATACAAGTGTGACGTGTGTGGGAAAGCCTATATCTCACGCTCTAGCCTTAAAAACCACAAAGGAATCCATCTTGGGGAAAAGCCCTATAAATGTACCTATTGTGAGAAATCTTTCAATTACAGCTCTGCCCTTGAACAACATAAAAGGATTCATACAAGGGAGAAACCTTTTGGGTGTGATGAGTGTGGAAAAGCCTTCAGAAATAATTCAGGCCTTAAAGTACATAAACGGATCCACACTGGAGAGAGACCTTACAAATGTgaagaatgtgggaaagcctaCATCTCACTGTCAAGCCTTATAAATCATAAAAGTGTACACCCTGGGGAAAAACCCTATAAGTGTGACGAGTGTGAAAAAGCCTTCATCACATACCGAACCCTTATAAACCACAAAAAAATTCATCTTGGGGAGAAGCCCTACAAATGTGATGTATGTGAGAAATCTTTTAATTACACTTCACTCCTTTCTCAACACAAAAGGGTCCACACTAgagagaaaccttatgaatgcGACAGGTGTGAGAAGGTCTTCAGAAACAACTCAAGCCTTAAAGTGCATAAAAGAATCCATACTGgggagaagccctatgaatgtGATGTGTGTGGAAAAGCCTACATCTCACACTCAAGCCTTATTAACCATAAAAGTACCCACCCCGGCAAGACACCCTATACATGTGATGAATGTGGAAAAGCTTTTTTCTCAAGCAGAACTCTTATAAGCCATAAAAGAGTCCATCTTGGGGAGAAACCCTTCAAATGTATTGAGTGTGGGAAATCTTTCAATTACAGTTCACTCCTTTCTCAACACAAGAGGATCCACACAGGGGAAAAACCTTATATATGTGATAGGTGTGGAAAGGCATTCCGGAACAGCTCAGGCCTCACGGTGCATAAAAGGATTCATACAGgcgagaaaccctatgaatgtgaTGAGTGTGGGAAGGCATACATCTCACACTCAAGTCTTATTAACCATAAAAGCGTCCACCGTGGGCAGCAGCCCTATAATTGTGAGTGTGGGAAATCCTTCAATTACAGATCAGTTCTTGACCAACACAAAAGGATCCACACCGGAAAGAAGCCATACCGATGTAATgagtgtgggaaggcttttaATATCAGATCAAATCTCACTAAGCATAAAAGAACCCATACTGGAGAGGAATCTTTAAATGTGACAAGTGTGGGAAGTCACAGTGACACATCACAGAAGAAAACTCATGAGGGAGGGAATGCTCTGGACGGGACCAAGATGAGCATATCTGTAGGAGGCAGAGCTTACCAAGTCTCAActcaaatggaagaaaaacctTATGAATGTATGAATATCTGA